From the Gallaecimonas kandeliae genome, one window contains:
- the rstA gene encoding two-component system response regulator RstA — protein sequence MHRILLVEDDPEIGALIAGWLGKHEMEVLIEPRGDQALARTLAEQPDLVLLDILLPGLDGLSVCRALRPRFAGPIVLLTSLDSDMNEVLGLELGANDYILKTTPPSVLLARLRVQLRQQGRPSEAAAPSHQRLQLGRLHIDQGARQVRLDGAPVVLSTSDFDLLWELASHAGQVLGRDQLFRSLKGRPYDGSDRSMDVAVSRLRHKLGDSAEAPTRIKTVRQKGYLLVPGEWD from the coding sequence ATGCATCGCATCCTGTTAGTCGAAGACGATCCCGAAATAGGCGCCCTTATCGCCGGCTGGCTTGGCAAGCACGAGATGGAGGTGCTGATAGAGCCGCGGGGCGACCAGGCCCTGGCCAGGACCCTGGCCGAACAGCCCGATCTGGTGCTGCTGGACATACTGTTGCCGGGGCTGGACGGCCTCTCCGTCTGCCGTGCCCTGCGGCCGCGCTTTGCCGGGCCCATAGTGCTGCTCACCTCCCTCGACAGCGACATGAACGAGGTGCTGGGGCTGGAGCTGGGGGCCAACGACTATATCCTCAAGACCACGCCTCCCTCGGTACTGCTGGCCAGGCTCAGGGTGCAGCTGCGCCAACAGGGCAGGCCCAGCGAGGCGGCGGCCCCCAGCCACCAGCGGCTGCAACTGGGCCGGCTGCATATCGACCAGGGGGCGCGCCAGGTGCGGCTGGACGGGGCGCCGGTGGTGCTGTCCACCAGTGACTTTGACCTGCTCTGGGAGTTGGCCAGCCATGCCGGCCAGGTGCTGGGGCGCGACCAGCTGTTTCGCAGCCTCAAGGGCCGCCCCTACGACGGCAGCGACCGCAGCATGGACGTGGCCGTATCCCGGCTGCGCCACAAGCTGGGGGACAGCGCCGAGGCCCCGACCCGCATCAAGACGGTGCGCCAGAAAGGCTACCTGCTGGTGCCCGGCGAATGGGACTGA